A genomic region of Plasmodium malariae genome assembly, contig: PmUG01_00_40, whole genome shotgun sequence contains the following coding sequences:
- the PmUG01_00069200 gene encoding tryptophan-rich protein, giving the protein MKSILFFVSASAVIFKLSSTSESVNGCFSGICSGKTKPALCKSYTTSEDMPIAYLRQTIEKNILSEESRKTFDWELWLRKQEKEMIEDFEKEHAALLKNKNEAFNNFLNRLEEKWSHYNPRMHEEYQSDLYDVCSNWSDDEWIEWFRTRGLDYIISDFESWFNENINVSAYNKIMTSKLTNWSKRKKCEWNSDPNRYYEALYWIRWNEKALYEDPDINIKVSAYLYWVKRKKNEKKQWDRLIKRFKKKYVDYKNSALTQWCKKTTGAYNNWLTSFYINWIENKYWNWWIIEKKMK; this is encoded by the exons atGAAATCAATACTCTTTTTTGTATCAGCTTCCGctgttatatttaaattatcttcTACCTCTGAAAGTGTTAATGGTTGCTTTAGTGgg ataTGTAGTGGAAAAACAAAACCTGCACTTTGTAAATCTTATACTACTTCTGAAGATATGCCAATAGCATATTTAAGACAAACGATAGAGAAAAACATTCTATCAGAAGAATCACGTAAAACATTTGATTGGGAATTATGGTTGAGGAAAcaggaaaaagaaatgataGAAGATTTTGAAAAGGAACATGCTGCTTtgttaaaaaacaaaaatgaggcatttaataattttttgaacaGATTAGAGGAAAAATGGTCGCATTATAATCCCAGAATGCACGAAGAATATCAGTCAGATCTTTATGATGTATGTTCTAACTGGAGTGACGATGAATGGATAGAGTGGTTCAGAACACGTGGATTagattatataatatcaGATTTTGAAAGTTGGTTCaacgaaaatataaatgtgtccgcctacaataaaattatgacaTCCAAATTGACTAACTGGAGTAAAAGGAAGAAATGTGAATGGAATTCAGATCCAAATAGATATTACGAAGCGCTTTATTGGATACGTTGGAATGAAAAAGCATTATATGAAGATCcagatattaatataaaagtttCAGCCTATTTATATTgggtaaaaagaaaaaaaaatgaaaagaaacaGTGGGACCGTTTAATTAAgcgttttaaaaaaaaatatgtagatTATAAAAACTCAGCGTTGACACAGTGGTGCAAAAAAACTACGGGGGCTTATAATAATTGGTTAACatccttttatataaattggatagaaaataaatactGGAATTGGTggattatagaaaaaaagatgaaatag
- the PmUG01_00069100 gene encoding STP1 protein: MEGCLSSNLMVLGTGALEMYMYQEFIRIVQHVNQTTTSLNNENNKENFRTKCLQLADYLIQHKTPPRYYLQGKEKWEGTLKGRLNSYFTPLILKYGGCFPILDNNEKQILDLNYKALNLCDEIKKRQEEIQCIKGKRIISDKCDETCSNKINEYNVWISNEKVNFNNKKELLIHNCKNVPSQFPTKKCDIVNPGTFSELPECTVKYSVARTQPESAEKKTIPPDVDQTTDSVQSIPQDSQKQDSQLISGEKEKIEVQTEQEKVRPDLQSQTDELSSTKATSTQGDIRDNKDPQPRKEQASAASENEEVISSDGSTFSSKSEESVVPPRFETTPLSIPAPLSLTPSLSSISSGQVVKKSNSHTSSILISIIIIIVFSFFIKYALIGMFKKKKNIKRKQMKFLRIKVPSRFDKKSKFFTDDHLERAIYDDEEIIKKIKINERTKKVNLSKQKKDRSKIIIEVHMEVLEECINEDWENHKDEFLEICIDEFAKKDYTTYPNLKDDDPIIENVKCISDIKKQNILWNKWIQRYRNLSQNLKKDDWFNNLKDEWKREVAYIQEMEEIKKKYSNENQKVSYLEREKDIWRQWISKKGMIIQQHLDQYWNNGLAEELQNISDEYVNEDTKNYVSLLNVEELQHKENYEELCKYIKKKLLTKFCILVLITVLEEYKNEVNLENRESYLDRSINEWKGEGYSSKKQEITENIIEYNKNDIENKRNEEFDAHIWKACFRDEIEDWIREDDLYANSIVSDRTVDKSDEIEEKQFL; encoded by the exons ATGGAAGGATGTTTATCTTCG AATTTGATGGTTCTAGGTACTGGAGCCTTAGAAATGTACATGTATCAAGAATTTATAAGGATTGTACAACATGTAAATCAAACAACTActtcattaaataatgaaaataataaagaaaattttaggACTAAATGCTTACAACTGGCAGATTATCTAATTCAGCATAAGACTCCACCACGATATTATTTacaaggaaaagaaaaatgggaAGGAACACTAAAGGGGAGAttaaattcttattttacaccccttattttaaaatatggtggatgttttcctattttagataataatgaaaaacaaattttagatttaaattataaagcattaaatttatgcgatgaaataaaaaaaagacagGAAGAAATACAATGCATTAAAGGAAAACGCATAATTTCTGATAAATGTGATGAAACATgttcaaataaaattaatgaatataatgtGTGGATTAGTAATGAAAAGgtgaattttaataataagaaagaaCTCTTAATACATAATTGCAAAAATGTACCATCCCAATTTCCAACAAAAAAATGTGACATAGTGAATCCTGGAACATTTAGTGAACTTCCTGAGTGCACGGTTAAGTATTCAGTTGCCCGGACACAGCCTGAATctgcagaaaaaaaaacaattccTCCAGATGTCGATCAAACAACAGATAGCGTTCAATCTATTCCTCAAGATTCACAGAAACAAGATTCGCAACTTATAAGTGgagagaaagaaaaaattgaagtACAAACTGAACAAGAAAAAGTTCGTCCAGATCTTCAATCTCAAACTGATGAACTATCATCAACCAAAGCTACAAGTACTCAAGGTGACATCAGGGACAATAAGGATCCTCAACCTAGAAAAGAACAAGCATCAGCAGCTTCTGAAAACGAAGAAGTAATATCATCAGATGGTTCTACATTTTCTTCAAAGTCAGAAGAATCGGTAGTTCCCCCTAGGTTTGAAACAACTCCTTTATCTATTCCTGCTCCACTTTCACTTACTCCTTCTTTATCCAGTATATCTTCAG GACAAGTAGTAAAAAAATCTAACTCTCATACATCATCTATTTTaataagtattattattattattgtattttctttttttattaaa TACGCATTAATAGggatgtttaaaaaaaaaaaaaatataaaaagaaaacaaatgaaATTCCTTAGAATAAAAGTACCTTCAcgatttgataaaaaaagtaagttTTTCACAGATGATCATTTAGAACGCGCAATAtatgatgatgaagaaatcataaaaaaaattaaaataaatgaacgtacaaaaaaagtaaacttgtcgaagcaaaaaaaagacaGATCCAAAATCATAATAGAAGTACATATGGAAGTACTCGAAGAATGCATAAATGAAGATTGGGAAAACCACAAAGACGAATTCTTAGAAATATGTATAGATGAGTTCGCGAAAAAGGATTATACAACCTATCCCAATTTAAAAGATGATGATCCAATAATAGAAAATGTTAAATGTATCAGTGATattaaaaagcaaaatattcTATGGAATAAATGGATACAAAGATATAGAAATCTTTCTCAAAATCTGAAAAAAGACGATTggtttaataatttgaagGATGAATGGAAAAGAGAAGTAGCTTACATACAAGAAatggaagaaataaaaaagaaatattcaaATGAAAATCAAAAAGTTTCATATttagaaagagaaaaagatatatggaGACAGTGGATATCAAAAAAGGGTATGATTATACAACAACATCTTGATCAGTACTGGAATAATGGATTAGCAGAGGAGTTGCAGAATATCTCAGATGAATATGTAAATGAAGAtactaaaaattatgtatcaCTATTAAATGTAGAAGAATTGCAACacaaagaaaattatgaagaattatgtaaatatataaaaaaaaaattattaacaaagtTTTGTATTCTCGTTCTTATAACAGTATtagaagaatataaaaatgaggTAAACCTTGAAAATAGGGAATCATATTTGGATAGATCCATAAATGAATGGAAAGGAGAAGGATATTCAAGTAAAAAGCAAGAAATtacagaaaatataattgaatataataaaaatgatatagaaaataaaagaaatgagGAATTTGATGCTCATATATGGAAAGCTTGTTTCAGAGATGAGATAGAAGATTGGATAAGAGAAGATGACTTATATGCAAATTCTATAGTTAGTGATAGAACAGTAGACAAATCGGAtgaaatagaagaaaaacagtttctataa